The nucleotide window AAATGGCGGAAAAGCCGTAATGACAGGCGAACACGAAACAGGAAGTGATAGAATTGCCGAAGCTGTTCGAAACATCGATTGTGATATTGTCATCAATGTTCAGGGCGATGAACCTTTTCTTAAGAAAGAACCTTTAAAGCAATTGATTGATGTTTTTGCCAAGGACGAAAAGAAAGAGATTTCATTGGCTTCATTGAAAATTCAATTGAAAGAATCTGATGAAATTCAGAATCCTAATAATGTGAAAGTCATCACGGATATTAATGGGTTTGCCTTGTATTTCAGCCGTTCTGTGATTCCTTTTCATCGCGAATTGTCGTACAATGTCAAGTATTACAAACATATTGGCGTCTATGCTTTTAGGAAAGAAGCTTTGCTTAAGTTTTCGTCTTTGGAAATGACACCTATGGAAATTTCGGAAAAATTAGAGCAATTGCGCTATTTGGAAAATGGAATGAAAATTAGGCTGGTAGAAACTGATTTTGTAGGAATTGGAATCGATACGCCGGAGGATCTGGAAAAAGCAAAAATGCTACTCTAACTGATTAATATCTTTTTTAGCACTTTTTAATATTTCCACAGAATCGAGAACTTAATAAAAATCCTATCTTTGGATTCTTAAAAATTCTGAATGAAAAAAATAATTCTCATATTCTCCATTATATTTTCCATTTTCATTTCTGCCCAAACAGCTACAGAGATCATCGACAAAAACATCGAGAATTCTGGTGGCCTTACCAATTGGAAACTTCTGAACACGGTTCAAATCCAAGGAAGAGTTACACTTGGCGTGAATGACGAATATCCTATTAAAATCTATCAACAACGTCCCAATCTCAGCAAAACTGCAATGGTTGTTGGCGGAAAAGAAACGCCCGTTGAAGGTTATGATGGCAAGAATGGATATGCGATGAATTATGCGCAAAACAAGCTTCAGCAATACAATGATTACATTCCCGAAAACTTCGACAACGATTTTATCGATTGGGAAAACAAAGGTTTTGAAGCTAAATTTCTAGGGAAAGAAAAAATTAACGATCAACTTTATTTCAAGGTCGAATTGACGAAGAATGTCAACAAAACAATTTATTACTTCGATGTCAGAAATTATATGTTGTTTCGTGAGATCAAAAAGGATGAGATCCTGACCTATTCTGATTATAAAAAAGTAGGACAATTATTAATGCCTTACAGAATCGAATCGTCTTCACCTAAGAAAGATAGCGATTACGTGATGACAATCAATAAGATAGAGGTCAACAAGGAGCTGCCGAAAAATACTTTTAAGTTTTAAAGCATTATGGAAGCTGAGGAAATCCGCGAATATTGCTTAAGTAAAAAAGCAGTGACGGAAAGTTTTCCATTTGACCTGGAAACCTTGGTCTTCAAAGTTGGTGGGAAGATGTTTCTTTTGATTTCCTTGGAACAACAGCCGGCAACATTCTCTGCCAAAGCTGATCCTGAATGGAGCGAGGAGTTACGGGAAGAATTTTCTCAGATCAACGGTGCTTACCATATGAATAAAACACATTGGAATTCAGTGGTTTGTGAAGGATTAAAGCAGGATTTGATTTTTAAATTGATTGACCATTCTTACGATTTGGTCTTCAAATCTTTGACTAAGAAAATTAAAGATGAAATTAATATTGGTGAAAATTAATAAATGTAATATATTTATCGAAACTAATATATCTATGAAATTAATTTTATCTCTAAGTCTTCTATTGTTGAGTCAATTTTCTCTGGCTCAAATAAAATTCGAAAAAGCTTACTACATTGATAACGAAAATTCAAGACACGAGGTCTTAATTAAAAATGGTGACTGGCTGAATAATCCTTCAGAATTTACATTTAAAGATTCAGAGAATTCTCAAGAGGTTGTCGGGAATACTTCAAATGTGAAAGAATTTGGCGTGGACGGTTACAAAAAACTTGTGAGATACAAGGGTAATATTGATTATTCTACCGATGAATTATCAAAACTTTCTCTCAACAAAAACCCGGAATACAGGCAGAAAGAAGTATTTTTATATGAATTGGTTTCTGGAAAAATGAATCTATATTCTTACCGTGACAAAGATGTTGTGAGATACTTCTATTCGAAAGCGGGAAATGAAATAACTGAACTTGAGTACAAGAGATACTATGGAGAAAATGATCAAACTATGATGATCACTAATTCCCACTATAAGAAGCAATTAGAAATGGCGATGGCTGACAATCCAGAGGTCGCTAAAAAATTAAAGCATTCCAATTATTCATCCCAAGACTTAACCAAAATTTTTAATCAGTATAACGATATTATTTTAGAAAGCAGCAAGGGAAAACTGAATCTGAGAGTAAGACCAGGAGTTACCTTTTCTAATGTAAATGTGAGTGAAGACCAGTTTCTTATTTTTTCAAAATTAGATTATGGAACAAAAGTGGGCTTCAGAATCGGAATGGAGTTGGAGTGGATTCTTCCTTTCAATAAAAATAAATGGGGACTTATTTTCGAACCAACTTTTATGAATTATAAAGGTACTGCAAGCTATCAGTCTTACACATCTACTGTAAAATATTCCACCTTGGATTTAGCATTGGGGATGAGACATTATTTTTTCATTAATGATAACTCCAAATTATTTGTAAATGGTCAATTGCTAATGAGTAGTACATTCAAAAAGGATTCTGAAGTTGAAATCATTTACCAATTTCTTGAAAATTACAGTTCTGAAACGAAATTGGACGTGTCTTCTAGAGGTGCTTCTTTTGCTTTTGGAGTCGGTTATAACTATAAAAGACTTTCTGTGGAGGCGAGAATTAATACGAAAAGAAACATAACTAGTGACTACGCTAATTGGCTAACAAAATTCAATTATAACTCTATAGTGTTGGGATATAATATTTTTTGATACGATATTAAAACTGAAATTCCTCGGTCAATCTTTTATCCAGATCCAATTTTTCAATAAGTTTCTCCAAACCTTCGAATTCGATTTCGTCGTGAAGATAATCCCTGAATTTTACAGTGATCTCTTTATCATAGATATTTTGGTCGAAATCCAGAATATAAACTTCCGTATGCAAAGTTTGATTTTCATTATCAACTGTAGGATTCGTTCCGATGCTCAACATTCCTTTGTAGAAAGTCTTGTCAATCCAAACTTCTACGATGTAAGCGCCACTTTTCGGTAGCAGTTTGTTAATCGGAACATCTATATTCGCCGTTGGATAACCAATTGTTCTTCCCAGTTTTTTCCCGTGAATTACGTTTCCAGTTAAAGGATAATTATAACCCAACATTTCGTTCGCATCCTTGATTCTGCCTTCTGATAAAGCAATTCTGATCTTTGTAGAACTAATGTTCAAATCATTCTGTTGGACTGCTTCCAATTGATTGACTTTAAAGTCGAGTTCGCTGGATAGAGATTTCAATAACTCAAAATTTCCGCTTTTGTTCTTTCCAAAAGTATGGTCGTGACCGATGATGATGTGCTTTACATTCAGTTTGTCAACCAAAACCTGTTCACAGAATTCGATTCCCGTCAGATTTCTGAACTCTTCATCAAAAGTTTTAAGGAAAATATTCTGGATTCCACTTCTTTCAAGCAATCCCAGCTTTTCTTCCAGTGTATTGAGCATTTTTACATCATCATTCGGATTCAGGAATTTTCTTGGATGTGGCCAGAAACTTAGAATAGCTGATTCCAACTCTTCATTTTTGGCGATCTCATTCAACGTATTAATAATAGATAAATGCCCAAGATGAACGCCGTCAAACATTCCTAATGATAATGCCAGTAGGGTTTTGGAGTGATAATCGTTGAAATCCGTAATGATTTTCAAATGCTGAAATTTTTTGACAAAAAGTGATGCGTTTTGTCCGGCTAAAAATACACCTAAAAATGGTGTTGTCAATTGTTATGCAAATATGATAAAAATCTTTTTTTCTGACAATGCAGATATACAAAGTTTTATTATCTTTGCGCACAAGTAAAAATTTAGTAATGGCAAACCAAATTAAAGGAAAAATTTCACAAATTATTGGACCAGTTATCGATGTGGTCTTTAATGAAGTTGAACAATTACCAAACATATATGACGCTCTGGAAATCATCAAAAGCAACGGAGAAAAAGTTGTTTTGGAGGTTGAACAGCACATTGGCGAGGACGTTGTAAGATGTATCGCAATGGATGCTACAGACGGTCTTCAAAGAGGACAGGAAGTTCTTGGAACAGGTCAGCAGATCACAATGCCAGTAGGAGACGGCGTAAATGGACGTCTTTTCAATGTGGTAGGTGACGCGATCGACGGACTTCAAAACTTGTCCAAAGAAGGAGGTTTGCCAATCCACAGACCAGCACCAAAATTTGACCAGTTGACGACTTCAGCAGAAGTTCTTTTCACAGGTATCAAAGTAATCGACCTTATCGAGCCTTATGCAAAAGGAGGTAAAATTGGATTGTTTGGTGGAGCAGGTGTTGGAAAAACAGTATTGATCCAGGAATTAATTAATAATATCGCAAAAGGTCACGGTGGTCTTTCCGTATTCGCAGGAGTAGGAGAAAGAACAAGAGAAGGAAATGACCTTTTGAGAGAGATGCTAGAGTCTGGCATTATCAAGTACGGAGACGAGTTCATGCACTCTATGGAAAATGGAGGTTGGGACCTTTCTAAAGTTGATCTGGAAGAAATGAAAGATTCTAAAGCAGCTTTCGTTTTCGGACAGATGAACGAACCACCAGGAGCAAGAGCTAGAGTAGCACTTTCTGGTTTGACATTGGCAGAGTATTACAGAGATGGTGGCGAAACAGGACAAGGTAGAGATGTATTGTTCTTCGTAGATAACATCTTCCGTTTTACACAGGCTGGTTCTGAGGTGTCTGCACTTCTTGGACGTATGCCTTCAGCGGTAGGTTATCAGCCAACATTGGCATCTGAAATGGGTGCGATGCAGGAGAGAATTACTTCTACAAAAAATGGTTCCATTACTTCAGTACAAGCGGTTTACGTACCTGCGGATGATTTAACGGATCCAGCTCCAGCGACAACATTTGCTCACTTGGATGCAACGACTGTATTGGATAGAAAAATTGCTTCATTAGGTATTTACCCAGCGGTAGATCCATTGGCTTCTACGTCTAGAATCTTAGCGCCTGAGATCATTGGTGAAGAACATTATAACTGTGCTCAGAGAGTGAAAGAAATTCTTCAGAGATACAAAGCATTGCAAGACATCATCGCGATCCTTGGTATGGAAGAACTTTCTGAGGAAGATAAGTTGGTAGTTTACAGAGCTAGAAAAGTTCAGAGATTCTTGTCTCAGCCTTTCCACGTTGCTGAGCAGTTTACAGGTCTTAAAGGATCATTGGTAGACATCAAAGACACCATCAAAGGATTCAATATGATCATCGATGGAGAATTGGATCAGTATCCAGAGTCTGCTTTCAACTTGAAAGGAACTATCGAAGAAGCTATCGCAGCAGGACAAAAATTGTTAGCAGAGAACGCTTAACAAAGGACTAGAGACTTTTAGATGAGAGATGATAGACTTTTTTATTTGGTCTCATATCTCATATCTCTCAATCTTTTAATCTAATTTAAAATGAATATAAAAATTTTAACTCCGGAATTTGTGATCTTTGAAGGCGAAGTAGAATCAGTTCTTCTTCCTGGAAAAAGCGGGCAATTCCAAATCTTTAAAAATCATGCGGCGATCGTTTCTGCTTTGGTTGGTGGAAAAGTGAAGATCTATACAGACAAAGTCAATGGTTCTTTCGAAAAATATTTGACCAAAGAAACAGAAGCAAAAAGCGCTTACTCTTACGAGATCAAAAGTGGTGTTTTAGAATTCAACAATGATAAAGGAATTATTCTTTGCGAGTAATCATCCAATTCATATAAATCAAAATCCCGAAAAGCAATTTTCGGGATTTTTTTTGTTTTAAGTTTTAAAATTTGATTAATTTAGAAAGAGAAAAAGTTTTGTAATTATTTGGGCAGCTTTATCCGCCTTCCACTCCCGCTTTTTTTTGAAAAATTCCAACCTCAAAATCCACAGCTTATTTTTCAAAAAAAGAGCTCCGTTCAAGTCGGGCTGCAGCTTCGCAAAATCGAACATTTGTCTTTAGATTCACATTTTCTATAAAATCAAAGTTCCCAAAAACACAATTTTCAGATCACTGAAATTCCCAACGGGACGACCAATTTCCCAGCATAGGAATTTATTCCTATGATACTAAAGCGAAAGAATCACCCCATTTTCCTTCAATTGTTGCATCGGTTTCGAAAACCAGAACAATTCAAAATCTTCAAAGCTATTTTCAAAATCAGTTTTCAGTTGCAACAAACTCAATTTCTTTCCATTTTCAATTGCGTTTTCATTCAGGATTCTGATCAGCCAATGCGCTTGTTCCTTAGCCAATTCAATCTTCAAAATATTGGTTTTCAAATGAAAAGTCAATTGACTTAGTTCCCACGAATTTCCTTTTTTAGTTTTAATAAAATCTTCAGCAATGACATTTTTCTCAAGGAAAACAATTTTGGAATTCGGCTTAAAACTAAAATTATCTTCCTCCAAAAGCGAGTCGTGAATATAATCCGGATGAATCGTCGTCTTCGGAATTTTAAAATCAAACCAACTTTGCAACGGCATTTCAAAATTGATTCCGTGCATATAATTGAACAACGATTTCTTCAATCCAAAACTAAATTTGCTATGATCAATTCCCGTTTTATCCGTAAAATCAATGTCATTATTAGCAAATAAAATCTCCTGCTTCACTGGAATCACGCCATATTCCTCAGGATTGATTCCGACAGGTGAGTGTGCGGTCATCGCAAACTGATGCCAAAATCCACTCTGCAAAATTCCCATTTCGAAAAGCTGACGAACCATCTCCAAAGAGTCCACTGTTTCCTGAACTGTCTGAGTCGGGTAGCCATACATCAAATACGCGTGAACCATAATTCCAGATTCGGTGAAATTTCTTGTCACTCTAGCGACTTGGTCAACGGAAACGCCTTTGTCAATTAATTTTAACAATCGGTCACTTGCGACTTCCAATCCACCAGAAACCGCTACACAACCTGAAATCTTTAGTAGAAAACATAAATCCTGAGTGAAACTCTTTTCAAATCTAATATTGGTCCACCAAGTCACGACGAGATTTCTTCGTAGAATTTCCAAAGCCACTTCACGCATTAAAGCTGGAGGCGCGGCTTCATCCACAAAATGGAATCCTGTTTCGCCAGTTGTTGCGATCAGTTCTTCCATTCTATCAACCAAAATTTTGGCAGAAACTGGTTCATAAAGTCTGATGTAATCGAGTGAAATATCGCAAAAGGTACATTTTCCCCAATAGCAACCGTGCGCCATTGTGAGCTTGTTCCAACGGCCATCGCTCCACAAACTGTGCATTGGATTGGCAATCTCAATGACGGAAATATATTTGTCTAATTGCAGATCGGAATAATCAGGCGTTCCGACTTGTGCTTGTTTATAATCGTGTTTTGTGGAATTGTTTTTATAAATAACTTTTCCGTTTTCAATTAGGAAAGTACGTTTTAGAATGGACTCAAAATTCTCTGTCTGACAAACATTCTCATAAACGAGTTCAAGAGGTAATTCGCCGTCATCTAAAGTGATGAAATCCACAAATTCAAAAACCCTTTTATCCTTGACTTCTCGAAGTTCTGTATTTGGAAAACCGCCACCCATCGCCGTTTTGATATGCGGATAATGTTCTTTGATGAATTTGGCACATCGAAACGCAGAGTACAAATTCCCTGGAAAAGGGACAGAAAAACAAACCAATTTTGGCTGAACCAATTCCAACTTTTCTCGAAGAATATTCAACGAGAAATCATCTATAAAAGTCTGAACATCACTTAATTTAAAATATAATTCATCAAAAGAATTCGCGCTTTTTCCTAATCGTTCTGCATATCTGCTGAAACCAAAATCCGAATCCACATTTTCAACAATATAGTCGGAAAGATCTTCCAGATACAAAGTTGCCAAATGTTTCGCTTTGTCCTGCAGACCCATATTCCCGAAAGCAAATTCCATATCATCTAACTGATTGAAACGGGAAGCTTCGGGCAGAAAATTCATTGAACAAATTTGTCGCGCTAAAGTTGGATTTTTATTTTGCAGAAAAAGAATGACCTGATCGATCGTTTTGATGTATTCATCTCGTAAAGCAAAAATACGCTGAGAATTTTCTGAGATAGTTTTGATGTCAATTTCCTTAGAAAAAACTTTCTGAATGCCATCTTTTGAAAACAACTGCAAAATCACTTCTATCCCCAAATCGATTTGATAGCTTGATATATTTTTGGTATTCAAAAAACCTTTGATATAAGCCGTCGCTGGATAAGGCGTGTTGAGTTGCGTGAAAGGAGGCGTGATGAGAAGAATATCTTTCAAAAGAAATTTTTTGCAAAGATAAGTTTTCTAAAATTTGAAAATCGAAGATTATTTGAGAACAAAAATTTATTACAGAATATCTTAACACAAAAGTCAAAAAATATATGTGAGTCATTTGAGCTTTCAAGAAGTAATAAAAAGATGAATAATTTTAAATTTTCTATCGTGACTTTTGTGGTTCAACTTTTAAAACTAATTTTCAAAAGTTTCAAAAGTTCCGTCCTCATAAAAAAACACAATTCTTTTGACATTTTTCTTTTTTGAATCTTGTTTTTGAATGGAATTTTCTAATTGCTGAGAATCGGATAAAATATTTTTTTCAGCTACTTGTGTAGAAATATTGGAATCTCGCGATTTTGGTTTTTCTACTTTATCTTCACTTTCGGTAATGCCAAAATTTTCATCATTGATCAAAGAAAACAGATCTGGTAATGACGGTTTTTTCTTTTCTACAATTTCTGGCTTTTCTTCGACAACAGGTTCTTCAGGTTCCTTTTCTGAAATCAGCATTTCACCTTCACCTGTAATAAGCCAATCCCATTCGAATTTTGGAAACGCCGTTTTTATTTTGGTGATGAAATCGAGAGAAGGTTTGTTACGTCCAGAAATGATATGAGAAATGCTTGAACGTTGCACACCAATTTCTTCCGCAAATTCTGCTGGCGTCAACTCCGAGTACTCGATTACTTTTGTAAATCTATCAGTGAATTCCATTTCACAAATGTAATGAATCAAATTTTAAATCTCATCACATTTGTATAATTATCTTGTTTACATTTGTAACATACTTTAAGAACAATAAAACACCTTATAAATCAAGTGATTACATTTAATGAAATGTGTTTTTGTGGATAAGTCTAATTTATCAACCTTTTGAATTTCTCTTTCTCATCTTAACCAGACCATTGTGGATAAGATGATAATTACGACCGTTCCTAAATAATTATCCACAATTTATAAATGTAAGGTTTGATTTCAGGCCTTAATTTCCTGATTTAATCTTAGAATTTTCCGTTTCGCTTATTAAAAGCCTCATCAAGAACAACTTCAAAGTCATCAGTATTCGAAATTTTTGAGCTTTCGAACTTTAATTTTTGCTGGTAATCCTGACTTAAAAAATCTAATGTTTTGATTTCATCGGGAGAAATATCCGAAAGTTTTTTTGTGTAAAGAAAGTGCTCAGAAAATAGAAATCCAGTGTCGGGTTCATAGAAAGGAAGATTAAGTATTGATTCTTTTCATCAAATATCAAGTCACAAGAGCGAAGTTGTGATCCAAAAAGAGTAGCTTGATCGGTGTAAACCATCGTAATTATTCCCTTTGCAAATCTTCTCTATCTGAACTTTGCTGAGATGATTATCTAAAATTTTAAAACCCCAGAGGGCGTTTTATGAACTTCGAAAATACTTCCTACCTGCACTTTCAAATGAACTTTTTAGACTCATATTTTCACATTTGCAAGCAAAAATATTAATCGAAAATAAAAGTGCAAACAGCGTTTTCATTTAGCTCGTTCTAAACTAAGACTCGATATGAGGAGTAGCCTTCTTTTCCGGAAACATCAGAGAAATAGCAATACTTAAAAATAGGATAGATACAATCACAATCAATGAATGTGAAGTGGTAAATCCAATATCATCTAGATAATGGTGGAAGATCATTTTGAGACCGATAAACGTCAGCAATGCAGCCAAACCAATCTTTAGGAATCGGAACTTATTCACAATTCCGGCCAGTAGGAAGAACATCGATCTAAGTCCGATGATCGCAAAGATATTGGAGAAGAATACAATGTAAGGATCTTTGGTAATCGAGAATATCGCTGGAATACTATCTACAGCGAAGATTAGGTCTGTAAATTCTACAATAATTAACACTAAAAACAGTGGTGTCATTTTCTTGATCCCATCGATTACCACAAAAAATTTGTTACCCACAAACTGGTTATGAACTTTAAAATGTTTCTGAGCAAACTTCACCACTGGATGATGCTGCGGATCAATCTCATCATCTTTATTCCTTTCGATATACATTTTGATACCTGTATAAACTAGGAACGCTCCAAAGACGTACATGATCCATTCGAATTTCTGAATCAAAGCTGCTCCTATAAATATGAATAAAAATCTCATGACGATGGCTCCAAAAATTCCCCAAAACAACACGCGGTGATAATTCCTAGGTGCAACGCCAAATCCACTAAATACCAATAGGATCACAAAGATATTATCTATAGAAAGTGCGTACTCCACAAGATAACCCGTCAGGAACTCCAAACCTAGATTTTTATCGTACAACATAATGCTGTGTTCCAGATTCCCGGGAATGACCTTCACAGGATGTTTATGCTTAGCCACAATTTCCTGCAATCTTTCCATACTGTCGATCCCATGAATGTGGTGACCAAAATATGTGAGTAGAATATAAAAGCCTAAAGAAAGTAGAATGATAAAGACGCTCATCAATCCAGCCTGTTTCAGTGAAACTGCTGCATCTTTCTTGTTGAAAATTCCCAGGTCGAGTAGGAGTAGGGTGACGATAAATATTAAGAATCCTGAAAGGAATATGATCTCGTTGCTCATTTGTTAGTAATTGTAGCAAAAATAAGGAATTTATTACGATTTAGGTGTTTATACATTTGTAAAAACAAGAAAAATTTATATAGAAATAACGTTTAGTTATTTGACGAACAAATGAAGACGAAGAACAAAAATTGGTATTAAAGTAAATATAAAATTTATCTTTAAATAAATTAAATTAAATACTGATATTCAATCAGTTATAAAATTAAAATACGATTATATCAATCCACAAAATAATTAACAGACAAAGTGACATTTCAACTTGTTTAATAATATTACAAATGTAAATTCATTTTATTTGAGATTAAATCTTACTTTTGTGAAAATCTAAATCATTTGTAATGACAAACAGTTTTCCATACGCTCAAAATCTAAGTTTCCCAGATCGCTATATTTCGCCCGAAAAATTATTTTCTTACCTACAGGACAATTACAGCGATTATATAAAAGAGGTCGGAAAATCGAGTTTGGGCAAACCAATTTATATGTTGACTTTAGGAAATGGAAAACTGAAAGTTGCAGCATGGTCACAAATGCACGGAAATGAATCCACGGCAACTTTGGCTATGTTGGATCTGCTTTCAATATTTGAAAAGCATCCAGAGCTCAGTGAAAAGTTGTTGGGATTGATCCAATTGGATTTTATCTTTATGCTGAATCCAGATGGTTCGGAAGCCTGGACAAGACGGAATGCTTACGACATTGATATCAACAGAGATTTTATCAGAAACTCCAGCAATGAGGTCAGAGTTTTGAAATCTATTGTATTAAACGGAGACTACAGTTATCTACTGAATCTTCATGATCAACGGACAATTTTCACAACAGACGGCGTTCATCCGGCGACATTATCATTTCTATCACCTTCAGAAAATCTTGAAAGAGATCTGACGGAAAACCGGAAAAAAAGTATGGCCGTGATTGCAGCAATCTATATGCAGATGAAACAGATTTTGCCAAATAGAATTGCTAAATACACCGACGAATTTTATCCAACGTCCAGCGGTGACAATTTTATGAAAGCCGGAATTCCATCGATATTATTTGAAGGTGGATTTTATGAGAATGATCTGGACAGAAAAAAAACCAGAGAATATTATACACACGCTTTGTATTTTGCATTGAAGGCTATTTCGGTTCTAAAGGGCGATACTTTAAGCTATGAAACTTATTTTGAAATTCCTCAGAACAAAGAAACCCATTTTGATCTGATTTACCGAAATGTAAAACTGAATACAGAATTTGAATGCATAATGGACATTGCTGTGCAGTACAGGGAAATTCT belongs to Chryseobacterium sp. KACC 21268 and includes:
- a CDS encoding M14 family zinc carboxypeptidase, giving the protein MTNSFPYAQNLSFPDRYISPEKLFSYLQDNYSDYIKEVGKSSLGKPIYMLTLGNGKLKVAAWSQMHGNESTATLAMLDLLSIFEKHPELSEKLLGLIQLDFIFMLNPDGSEAWTRRNAYDIDINRDFIRNSSNEVRVLKSIVLNGDYSYLLNLHDQRTIFTTDGVHPATLSFLSPSENLERDLTENRKKSMAVIAAIYMQMKQILPNRIAKYTDEFYPTSSGDNFMKAGIPSILFEGGFYENDLDRKKTREYYTHALYFALKAISVLKGDTLSYETYFEIPQNKETHFDLIYRNVKLNTEFECIMDIAVQYREILDENKNLTYQPYVIEVGDLNHKKGWTEIDCTDKKFVSVKKFPKLDSFVDFSIE